A stretch of DNA from Candidatus Hydrogenedentota bacterium:
TTCCTGGATTGGGGTGAGGTCTTCCACGACCAGGTGCTGGCGACCGCCATCCTGGATCGCCTCCTGCATCACTCGACGACGCTCAACATCAAAGGGGAGAGCTACCGACTGAAGGAGAAACGGCGCGCCGGGCTCCTCGGGCGGCCGGCCGCGGCCACGCCCAGTCCAGAACAGGAGGGGCCGGTCCTAGCCGAAATTGCCAGCGTTCCGGCTGGCCGAGAGTGAGTTTAGCGCTTTGGGGTCCATTGCCAGGGCAAAGCAAAAGAGCAGAGGGTGGCTGCTCAGCAG
This window harbors:
- a CDS encoding ATP-binding protein, which translates into the protein FLDWGEVFHDQVLATAILDRLLHHSTTLNIKGESYRLKEKRRAGLLGRPAAATPSPEQEGPVLAEIASVPAGRE